The Chryseobacterium oranimense genome contains the following window.
TTTTTGCGTTCCGTTTAAAGTTTTATATTTTACAGTAAAATCATTGGTTGGTTTCTTTAAAATAAAAGGAATATTAAATGATACATCTATATCTTCCACTTTAATATTTCCGTCTGCAGCTTTGGGGATTCTTTTCAGAATGGTATCTGCATTTAAACCGTTAATTTCAAGGATTTCACTTCCTGTTTCGATAGCATATTTGTTGGCTCCGTTTACATATATAATCCCGTTATGTACGTAAGTTGAAAGAGGGAAATAGTAGATAGAGTTCATAACATCCTCAAAATAATTGGAATCAGTACCAAAAGAACTGTGGCCGTCACCAATTATTCTTGTAGGGTTGTTCATCAGCAGATTGATATAACCAGGATTTTTTTTAATTTCATTACGAAGTGAGTCCAGCTTTCTGGTAATGGTTTCTTTGCTGTGAAACCTGTAAGGATTAGGATGCTGTTTCCGGATAATATCCACTGCAATATCGAAATCTTTAAGATAGCCGTCTTCAGGGATTTCTGAAACTGAATACTGGGCAAAGCCCATTGAAAAGAGTAAAATCAAAGGAAATACAAATAACTTCTTCATAGAAAAATATTTAATTTTAGGGTTTTTCACCTATCAAAAAATATACCGTTATTTTGTTGTTTAAAAGTGGAGTTATTTTTATAAAATAGTACATTAATAATTAAAATTACCAGTTAAAATAAGGTTTTTTTTAAAAATTAAATGATATAATTCACTTTTTTAAATCTGATTTATTTTACAACTGCATGGATCAAAATAATTAAGATATTGGTTACTTTTTTTATTTGTATTACTTTTGTGCGATGCGTTTTTTTAAAATAATAGCCGTAATTCTTGTTCTTGTGGTAGGAGCTTATGCTGCTTCCATGTATTTTTTCGTGGACGAAAACAAGGATTTTAAGATTGAAAAGGAGATCGATTATCCTTTAGATAAAGTCTTTTCCCAGTTTAATAATCTGCAGCATTTCACCAGATGGAATAACTTTTTTACAAGTTCACCATCCATTGATATCGATTATTATACGCCTTACGAAGGCCAGGGAAGCGCTATCAGTTATGTAGACCCGAAAAATGATACGGATGGGGAAATGTTCATTCGATATGAAAATCCGGCAAAAAGTCTGAGATACCAGCTTTTCGAAGACAGGAATGAAAACCCGACGGTGGTGGATGTTCAGTTCAAGGCAGTTTCTCCGGATAAAACAAAAATTACGTGGTATGTGCATACTCCTAAACTTTCCGTACTGAGAAGGGTGGAAAATTTCTGGACAGAAGACCGGTTTGCTGAAAACATCAACAAAAGCATGGTCAATCTGAAAAATGTACTGGGCAACAAAGTAGAAAAAGATAACCAGATGGCTTCCATTAAATATGACAGCTTAATGGTAGAAAATGAAGAAAATAAGTTACTTCTGGGAATTAATGTAAGCGCATCCAACAAAAAAGAGGCGCTCTATAAAAATATCGTTATGAATTACAGCAAAATTTATAACTATGTAACGATGGATCTTGGTAAAAAAGACGATGAATTCGGCTTTCCGGTGCTGATTACCGATGCCGATAACTATAAAGACAAAGAAGTTTCCTATTTCCTGGGAATACCTCTTTCCAAAAAGATAGGGGTTCCGGATAATAATTTCAGTTTCCGAACCGTAAATCCTTCCCAAAACTATGTAATTTACTACAAAGGAAATTATGAAGGCAGAATACGGGCTGTTCAGCAGCTGATTCAGAAGGCCAAAAAAGATGAGATGCGCTTCGGGGATATCCGCCAGACCTTCATTGAGCGTCCGGTTGAAGGGCAGGAAGTAAATATTAAGCTCTCATTATCAGTGTATAAGTAATTTTTTTTCGATTATTTTTTTCTTAATTTTTTTTAACGGTTTCAGGCTGTCTTAACTCGGTTTTTTTTATTAAATTTGAAGATTAATTCTACAAATAAATTTTAATAATAGATAAACTGTAATAATGGACAGATTTTCATTCCTAAACGCAGCTCATTCTCAGTTAATTGAGGATTTATACCAACAGTACTTAAAATTCCCGGATTCTTTAGAGCCATCATGGAAAGCCTTTTTTCAAGGGTTCGATTTTGCTTTAGAGAACTATGGAGATGACGATAACATCCAATACATCCAGGCTCCGGCCAGCGCTGCTCCGGCAGTACAGCAGATTTCTCAGGCAGCAGCCGGCGGAGAAATTCCTGAGCACATCAAAAAAGAATTCAAGGTAGTAAACCTTATCGAGGCTTACAGAACGAGAGGGCACCTGTTTACCAAAACAAACCCAGTAAGAGAAAGAAGACACTATACTCCTACTTTAGACATAGAAAACTTCGGTCTTTCCAAAGAAGATTTAAATACAAAATTCAACTGCGCCGTTGAAACAGGAATGAAAGAACCTGCAACACTGGCAGATCTGATCAAGCATCTTGAAAATATCTACTGCGATTCTATCGGGGTGGAATATATGCACATCAACAATGTTGAAGAGAAAGATTTCATCAAAAAATGGCTTCAGGTGAATGAAAACCACCCGAACCTTTCTGCCAATGAAAAAACTGAGATTTTATTAAAATTAAATCAGGCGGTAGCTTTCGAAAACTATCTTCACACAAAATTTGTAGGACAAAAAAGATTCTCACTGGAAGGAGGTGAAACATTGATTCCTGCTTTGGATCAGTTAATCACAAGATCTTCTCAGCTGGGAGTGGATGAGGTGGTATTGGGAATGGCCCACAGAGGTAGATTGAACGTACTGACCAATATTTTCGGGAAATCTTACAAGCAGATCTTCTCGGAATTTGAAGGAAAGGAATTCGAAGAAGATGTATTCTCCGGTGACGTTAAATATCACT
Protein-coding sequences here:
- a CDS encoding SRPBCC domain-containing protein, producing MRFFKIIAVILVLVVGAYAASMYFFVDENKDFKIEKEIDYPLDKVFSQFNNLQHFTRWNNFFTSSPSIDIDYYTPYEGQGSAISYVDPKNDTDGEMFIRYENPAKSLRYQLFEDRNENPTVVDVQFKAVSPDKTKITWYVHTPKLSVLRRVENFWTEDRFAENINKSMVNLKNVLGNKVEKDNQMASIKYDSLMVENEENKLLLGINVSASNKKEALYKNIVMNYSKIYNYVTMDLGKKDDEFGFPVLITDADNYKDKEVSYFLGIPLSKKIGVPDNNFSFRTVNPSQNYVIYYKGNYEGRIRAVQQLIQKAKKDEMRFGDIRQTFIERPVEGQEVNIKLSLSVYK